A single genomic interval of Candidatus Zixiibacteriota bacterium harbors:
- a CDS encoding thiamine pyrophosphate-binding protein yields the protein MAARYGSDLIVDLLKLLGIEYVALNPGSSFRGIHDSLVNYESGRRANPEIVLCCHEEIAVAVAHGYAKAAGKPMAAIVHDVVGLQHASMAIYNAWCDRTPILVMGGTGPMNTSKRRPWIDWIHTALVQGNLVRDFVKWDDQPVGVESIPLSMMRAHRIATSDPPGPVYICFDVTDQETLLEKEIALPDPGRHRPPAPLQAEAGAIREAARLLSQAQKPVILADYVGRNNDAVVSLVELAELLSIPVVDLGARLNFPNTHPLNLTGRNRELVAEADVILGLDVTDLFGALVRQDPATRAAVPATRPGCKVIHVTLADISMRGWTSDFQELAPVDLPIVANTAVFLPALIEEIHREGKFSRSAVEERGKALAAQHREIRARWQSELKRRWDERPISPPRLAHEVWEAVKTESWLLVAGGFRGWPQRLWDWNRPGLYLGGYGGGGLGYGPGASVGAAIPYRGTDTICVNLQRDGELLYTSSALWTAANAGVPLLTVMTNNRTYYNDEEHQEKIAIARGRPPENKVVGMRMEKPPVDFAGLARSLGVAGEGPVTEPDQIRPALDRAIRIIKEEKRPALVDVFIQNV from the coding sequence ATGGCTGCTCGCTACGGTTCCGATCTGATCGTCGACCTGTTGAAGCTTCTCGGCATCGAGTACGTCGCCTTGAACCCCGGTTCCAGTTTCCGCGGCATCCACGATTCGCTCGTGAACTACGAGAGCGGCCGGCGGGCGAACCCGGAGATCGTTCTTTGCTGCCACGAGGAAATCGCGGTCGCAGTCGCGCACGGCTACGCCAAGGCCGCGGGAAAGCCGATGGCCGCCATCGTGCATGACGTGGTGGGGCTGCAGCATGCCTCGATGGCGATCTACAATGCCTGGTGTGACCGCACCCCGATCCTTGTCATGGGCGGCACGGGTCCGATGAACACGAGCAAGCGGCGGCCGTGGATCGACTGGATCCATACGGCCCTGGTCCAGGGAAATCTCGTTCGCGATTTCGTCAAATGGGACGACCAGCCCGTCGGTGTCGAGTCGATTCCGTTGTCGATGATGCGGGCGCACCGGATCGCGACCAGCGATCCACCGGGGCCCGTCTATATCTGCTTCGACGTAACCGATCAGGAAACGCTGCTGGAAAAGGAGATTGCCCTGCCCGACCCCGGGCGTCATCGCCCGCCGGCGCCGCTGCAGGCGGAAGCGGGCGCCATCCGCGAAGCCGCCCGCCTGCTGAGCCAGGCGCAGAAGCCGGTGATCCTCGCGGACTACGTCGGCAGGAACAACGATGCCGTGGTGAGCCTCGTGGAGCTTGCCGAGCTCCTCTCCATTCCGGTCGTCGATCTCGGCGCCCGGTTGAATTTTCCGAACACGCATCCGCTCAACCTGACCGGCCGCAACCGCGAGCTGGTCGCCGAGGCCGACGTGATCCTCGGGCTGGACGTCACGGACCTCTTCGGCGCGCTCGTGCGGCAGGACCCGGCCACGCGCGCGGCCGTCCCGGCCACGCGGCCCGGTTGTAAAGTGATTCACGTCACGCTGGCGGACATCTCGATGCGCGGCTGGACCAGCGACTTTCAAGAGCTGGCGCCGGTCGATCTTCCGATCGTAGCGAACACGGCCGTTTTTCTCCCCGCGCTGATCGAAGAGATCCACCGCGAAGGAAAATTTTCGAGGAGCGCGGTCGAGGAGCGCGGGAAAGCGCTGGCGGCCCAGCACCGCGAGATCCGCGCCCGCTGGCAGAGCGAGCTGAAACGACGCTGGGACGAGCGACCGATCTCGCCGCCGCGGCTCGCTCACGAGGTGTGGGAGGCGGTCAAGACGGAATCCTGGCTTCTCGTCGCAGGCGGTTTTCGGGGCTGGCCTCAACGGCTGTGGGACTGGAACAGGCCGGGCCTCTATCTCGGGGGCTACGGAGGCGGCGGGCTCGGGTACGGGCCCGGAGCCTCGGTGGGCGCGGCCATTCCCTATCGGGGAACCGATACCATCTGTGTCAACCTGCAACGCGACGGCGAGTTGCTCTACACGTCGAGCGCGCTCTGGACAGCGGCCAATGCAGGGGTCCCGCTCCTTACCGTGATGACCAACAACCGGACCTACTACAACGACGAGGAGCACCAGGAAAAGATCGCCATCGCGCGCGGGCGGCCGCCGGAAAACAAGGTCGTGGGCATGCGCATGGAAAAGCCGCCCGTCGACTTCGCGGGACTGGCGCGCTCCTTGGGCGTGGCGGGAGAGGGACCGGTCACGGAACCTGATCAGATCCGGCCCGCGCTCGACCGCGCCATCAGGATCATCAAAGAAGAAAAGCGGCCGGCGCTGGTGGATGTCTTCATTCAGAACGTATGA
- a CDS encoding ABC transporter substrate-binding protein, protein MKRSRSAMVIVLVLLGLALARAAHPQAKPLKKIRVGVPSVSMGNIIIFVTREAKLFQKHGLDAEVITMNGSGIASKALISGNIEISPIATPTVISADLAGADLTILAHTMPGVVHALMVKPEIKRPEDLKGRKIAVSSLGSLTDFLVRYIAKKKGLNPDRDLTLIQTGGDAERIVALKTGVVDGAAMSHPGYGRAKRMGFSMLWDSAKEMNYPWMEISTRRMTVKNDRETVMSYMKAHIEGIALFKRDAEFGKKVIRKVLRLDDEDLVNESYEIFSKAFIAAPYPNLPGMKTSFEYVALTRPDVWKHKPEEFADPSFVAELDKAGFIKRLYEK, encoded by the coding sequence ATGAAACGTAGCAGGTCGGCGATGGTCATCGTGCTCGTTCTCCTCGGACTGGCGCTGGCTCGGGCGGCTCATCCTCAAGCAAAGCCGCTCAAGAAGATTCGCGTCGGCGTTCCCTCGGTCAGCATGGGCAACATCATCATTTTCGTCACCAGGGAAGCGAAATTGTTTCAGAAGCACGGCCTGGACGCCGAGGTGATCACGATGAACGGTTCCGGCATCGCTTCCAAGGCGCTGATCAGCGGCAACATCGAGATTTCGCCGATTGCCACGCCGACGGTCATCAGCGCCGACCTGGCCGGCGCGGACCTGACGATCCTGGCCCATACGATGCCGGGTGTCGTGCACGCGCTCATGGTAAAGCCGGAGATCAAGCGACCGGAAGACCTCAAAGGAAGGAAGATCGCGGTGTCGAGCCTGGGTTCCTTGACCGACTTTCTGGTGCGGTACATCGCCAAGAAAAAAGGGCTCAACCCGGACCGAGACCTGACACTGATCCAGACCGGGGGCGACGCGGAGCGAATCGTGGCGCTCAAGACCGGCGTCGTCGACGGCGCGGCGATGTCGCACCCCGGTTACGGCAGGGCGAAGCGCATGGGCTTCTCGATGCTGTGGGATTCCGCCAAGGAGATGAACTACCCCTGGATGGAGATCAGCACGCGTCGAATGACCGTAAAGAACGACCGCGAGACCGTCATGAGCTACATGAAGGCCCACATCGAAGGGATTGCGCTTTTCAAGAGGGACGCGGAGTTCGGCAAGAAAGTCATCCGCAAGGTGCTGCGGCTTGACGACGAGGATCTGGTCAACGAGTCCTACGAAATCTTTTCCAAAGCTTTCATTGCGGCGCCGTATCCCAATCTGCCCGGGATGAAGACCAGCTTTGAATACGTCGCCCTCACGCGCCCGGACGTCTGGAAGCACAAGCCGGAGGAGTTCGCGGATCCGAGCTTTGTCGCGGAGCTGGACAAGGCCGGCTTCATCAAGCGACTCTACGAGAAATAG
- the pal gene encoding peptidoglycan-associated lipoprotein Pal — protein sequence MFSRRHALSFALFPVLALALTGCASGTAKPEAAAGTSARAAAPSAPQPAAKATTATSGSSLDALQRGQAATEGPLKEIYFDFDKYDLRPDARATLKANAEWLKNNPSARVQIEGHADERGTNEYNLALGARRAQSAKDYLVSLGIGAERLSTISYGEEVPVCTEKTEECWQRNRRARFVVQPERPTT from the coding sequence ATGTTCAGTCGAAGACACGCTCTGTCTTTCGCTCTTTTTCCCGTCCTGGCTTTGGCCCTGACCGGGTGTGCGTCCGGCACGGCGAAGCCGGAGGCCGCCGCGGGAACGTCCGCCAGAGCGGCTGCTCCCAGCGCCCCGCAACCGGCAGCCAAAGCTACCACCGCCACCAGCGGGTCGAGTCTCGATGCGCTCCAGCGAGGGCAGGCGGCGACGGAAGGCCCGCTGAAGGAGATTTATTTCGATTTCGACAAATACGACCTGCGGCCGGATGCCCGTGCTACGCTAAAGGCCAATGCGGAATGGCTGAAGAACAACCCCTCGGCCCGGGTGCAGATCGAAGGCCACGCGGACGAGCGGGGAACCAACGAATACAATCTCGCTCTCGGCGCCAGGCGGGCGCAGAGCGCGAAGGACTATCTCGTCAGCCTTGGAATCGGCGCCGAACGGTTGTCGACCATCAGCTACGGGGAGGAGGTTCCGGTCTGCACCGAGAAGACCGAGGAGTGCTGGCAGAGAAACCGCCGCGCGCGGTTCGTGGTCCAGCCTGAGCGGCCCACGACCTAG
- a CDS encoding peptide chain release factor-like protein — protein MASSPVSPLKQRLLHDRMEALGVREEEIEETFVRASGAGGQKVNKASTCVVLHHRPTGIRVKCQQERSQALNRFLARRILLDKIERRLRGERAAAEQEMARIRRQKRRRSRRARVKLLENKRHRAEKKARRAPVHPESLD, from the coding sequence ATGGCTTCCAGTCCGGTTTCACCGTTGAAACAAAGGCTCCTGCACGATCGCATGGAAGCTCTGGGAGTCCGTGAGGAGGAGATCGAGGAAACGTTCGTTCGCGCCTCCGGCGCGGGCGGCCAGAAGGTGAACAAGGCCTCGACCTGCGTGGTGCTTCATCACCGCCCCACCGGGATCCGGGTGAAATGCCAGCAGGAGCGATCCCAGGCGCTCAACCGTTTCCTGGCCAGAAGAATCCTGCTGGACAAGATCGAGCGCAGGCTTCGGGGCGAGCGCGCGGCTGCCGAGCAGGAGATGGCGCGGATTCGGCGGCAAAAAAGAAGGCGCTCGCGCCGCGCTCGGGTCAAGCTCCTGGAGAACAAGCGGCACAGAGCCGAAAAGAAAGCCCGCCGGGCCCCGGTTCACCCCGAGAGTCTCGATTGA
- a CDS encoding DNA topoisomerase IV subunit A has product MARKRTNVNGNVEKKLIGIADAVVTAAERGKDPTLSIPVRSLANVTFDAKRGIIEMGRRKQARSFFNVGMAKKFMQTVLVADALAELQRSNLTTSLREIYYRTKHTIRNSHENTFDSQNESDPLIEDLEVTLDALREELHVRAENAGTVVGPLVLIDDGDRVDCTRLGKGGYSVPSIVEPEYIQIARCTADFVLLVEKGTQWNRLSEDKFWRRYNCILLTGNGQPPRGVRRLARRLHEEHELPVYVLVDNDPWGYYIYSVVKQGSINLAFESQRMAIPKAKFIGFSSSDPDRYGLPRNVGIKLNEKDINRARELLKYRWFQKKEWQEEIKRMLASGLKYELDALANKDFQYLTKNYLPRKLKEKDWLD; this is encoded by the coding sequence ATGGCGCGAAAAAGAACGAACGTCAACGGCAACGTCGAAAAGAAGCTCATCGGCATCGCGGATGCGGTCGTGACGGCCGCCGAGCGGGGAAAAGATCCGACGCTCTCGATCCCCGTTCGCAGCCTCGCCAACGTCACCTTCGACGCGAAGCGCGGCATCATCGAGATGGGCCGCAGGAAGCAGGCACGCTCCTTCTTCAACGTCGGCATGGCGAAAAAGTTCATGCAGACGGTCCTGGTGGCGGATGCTCTGGCGGAGCTGCAGCGGTCGAACCTCACCACCTCGCTGCGCGAGATCTACTACCGCACGAAACACACGATCAGGAACTCGCACGAGAACACCTTCGACAGCCAGAACGAGTCGGACCCGCTCATCGAGGATCTCGAGGTCACGCTGGACGCCCTGCGAGAGGAACTCCACGTGCGCGCCGAGAACGCCGGCACGGTGGTGGGTCCGCTGGTCCTGATCGACGACGGCGACCGGGTGGACTGCACCCGTCTCGGGAAAGGCGGATACTCGGTGCCCTCGATCGTCGAGCCGGAATATATCCAGATCGCGAGATGCACGGCGGACTTCGTGCTGCTCGTCGAAAAAGGGACCCAGTGGAACCGGCTTTCGGAAGACAAGTTCTGGCGGCGCTACAACTGCATCCTGCTCACGGGAAACGGCCAGCCGCCGCGCGGCGTTCGTCGTCTCGCGCGCCGGCTGCACGAGGAACACGAGCTTCCCGTCTACGTGCTCGTGGACAACGACCCCTGGGGCTACTACATCTATTCGGTCGTCAAGCAGGGGTCGATCAATCTGGCGTTCGAGAGCCAGCGGATGGCGATCCCGAAGGCCAAATTCATCGGTTTCTCGAGCTCGGATCCCGACCGTTACGGGTTACCGCGAAACGTCGGGATCAAGCTCAACGAGAAAGACATCAACCGCGCCCGGGAGCTGTTGAAGTACCGGTGGTTCCAGAAGAAGGAGTGGCAGGAGGAAATCAAGCGCATGCTCGCCTCCGGGCTCAAGTACGAGCTCGACGCGCTCGCCAACAAGGACTTCCAGTACCTGACGAAGAACTACCTTCCGCGCAAGCTCAAGGAGAAAGACTGGCTGGACTAG
- a CDS encoding DUF475 domain-containing protein codes for MLTTIRYFRNSFLVTAAGLVAGGFLGWQKSGTLVGALSTMFIVGVLAILEVSLSFDNAVVNATVLRKMTPVWRRRFITWGIAIAVFGMRIVFPLLVVAVIASIDPLSALVMAATDPDRYSRVLASAHVSVSAFGGAFLAMVGLKHFFNHEKDVHWIAVIERPLARLGRIEAVELGLVLILLCLVSAELSAAEQMRFLIAGIFGLVTYIAVDGGAAALSHDPAVAGEMARSGAAGFLYLEMLDASFSFDGVIGAFALSNNLFVIAIGLGVGAMFVRCLTIMLVEQEALTSYRYLEHGAFYAITALAVIMFLNAARHIPEVVTGLIGAGFIVGAFVDSVRYNRRARGA; via the coding sequence GTGCTCACCACGATCCGCTACTTTCGAAATTCGTTCCTTGTGACCGCTGCCGGGCTCGTTGCGGGCGGTTTTCTCGGGTGGCAGAAAAGCGGCACTCTCGTCGGCGCCCTCTCGACCATGTTCATCGTCGGCGTGCTTGCCATTCTCGAGGTTTCCCTCTCTTTCGACAACGCCGTCGTGAACGCGACCGTGCTGAGAAAGATGACCCCGGTATGGCGCCGCCGCTTCATCACATGGGGGATCGCGATCGCAGTTTTCGGCATGCGGATCGTTTTCCCCTTGCTCGTCGTGGCGGTCATCGCCTCGATCGATCCGTTATCGGCGCTCGTCATGGCCGCCACGGACCCGGATCGCTACTCCCGGGTCCTCGCCAGCGCGCACGTATCGGTCTCCGCTTTCGGAGGCGCTTTTCTCGCGATGGTGGGGCTCAAGCATTTTTTCAACCATGAAAAGGACGTGCACTGGATCGCGGTCATCGAGCGCCCGCTTGCACGCCTGGGACGCATCGAGGCGGTCGAGCTGGGACTGGTCTTGATCCTGCTTTGTCTCGTCTCCGCCGAGCTTTCCGCGGCCGAGCAGATGCGGTTTCTGATCGCGGGAATTTTCGGTCTGGTGACGTACATCGCGGTGGACGGGGGCGCAGCCGCGCTGAGCCATGATCCGGCGGTGGCCGGGGAGATGGCACGCTCGGGCGCGGCCGGCTTCCTATACCTGGAAATGCTCGATGCGAGCTTCAGCTTCGACGGCGTGATCGGTGCCTTCGCGCTTTCGAACAACCTTTTCGTCATCGCCATCGGGCTCGGCGTGGGCGCCATGTTCGTGCGCTGCCTGACCATCATGCTGGTGGAGCAAGAGGCGCTGACCTCCTACCGTTACCTTGAACACGGGGCGTTCTACGCCATTACCGCGCTGGCGGTGATCATGTTCCTCAACGCGGCCCGTCACATTCCCGAGGTAGTTACGGGGCTTATCGGGGCGGGTTTTATCGTCGGCGCCTTCGTGGACTCCGTCCGTTACAACCGGCGCGCTCGCGGCGCCTGA
- a CDS encoding amidohydrolase family protein yields the protein MNADSVTPGTEVLISSDSHVMEPPDTLVERVDAPYRDRAPRFPQLKVGESFQTHPGGSDPNRRIQEMETDGVSAEVLYPTYLLPHFAMDDAKLQEACFRAYNNWLIDYCKVAPKRLIGIAAISVYDIDEAVKELERCAKAGLRGSIIWQAPHPDLPFKSDHYNKFWAASQDLNMPVNLHILTGHGYHKETVFGNRRSGVEHYRGSVNLKLREITDALFELIFYGVLERYPKLKLVSVENEVGWMPFMLQQWDYYYNRFKAANPPPISKNPSEYFSRQIYATFFRDNVAGHHYTWWGQDNCMWSNDYPHGNSTWPESRKFIDRDLGHLPAEVRRKLVCTNVARLYGMEIPQPVRSTAAAAIQ from the coding sequence ATGAACGCCGACAGCGTTACTCCGGGCACGGAGGTCTTGATCTCGTCCGATTCTCACGTGATGGAGCCGCCGGACACTCTGGTCGAGCGCGTCGACGCACCGTACCGCGATCGTGCGCCGAGGTTTCCGCAACTGAAAGTCGGTGAGAGCTTTCAGACGCATCCCGGAGGATCGGATCCCAACCGCAGGATCCAGGAGATGGAAACCGACGGCGTGAGCGCCGAGGTGCTCTATCCGACCTACTTGCTGCCGCACTTCGCGATGGACGACGCCAAGTTGCAGGAAGCCTGTTTCCGCGCCTATAACAACTGGTTGATCGATTATTGCAAAGTTGCTCCCAAGCGTCTGATCGGGATCGCGGCGATCTCGGTCTACGACATCGACGAGGCGGTCAAGGAGCTCGAGCGGTGCGCCAAAGCAGGCCTGCGGGGGTCGATCATCTGGCAGGCGCCGCACCCGGACCTTCCGTTCAAGTCGGACCACTACAACAAGTTCTGGGCGGCATCCCAGGATCTGAACATGCCCGTGAACCTTCACATTCTCACGGGCCACGGCTATCACAAGGAGACCGTCTTCGGGAACCGGCGGTCTGGCGTCGAGCACTACCGGGGCAGCGTCAACCTGAAGCTCAGGGAGATCACCGATGCGTTGTTCGAGCTGATTTTCTACGGTGTGTTGGAGCGCTACCCGAAGCTCAAGCTCGTGAGCGTCGAGAACGAGGTGGGGTGGATGCCGTTCATGCTGCAGCAGTGGGATTACTACTACAACCGGTTCAAGGCCGCCAACCCGCCGCCGATTTCGAAGAATCCGAGCGAGTATTTCAGCCGCCAGATCTACGCGACCTTCTTCCGCGACAACGTGGCGGGCCACCATTACACATGGTGGGGACAGGACAACTGCATGTGGTCGAACGACTATCCGCACGGCAACTCCACCTGGCCGGAGTCGAGGAAATTCATCGATCGCGACCTCGGCCATTTGCCGGCGGAGGTTCGCCGAAAGCTCGTTTGCACGAACGTCGCCAGGCTCTACGGGATGGAGATTCCTCAGCCGGTCCGGAGCACGGCGGCGGCCGCGATCCAGTAG